A region from the Chanodichthys erythropterus isolate Z2021 chromosome 5, ASM2448905v1, whole genome shotgun sequence genome encodes:
- the cutc gene encoding copper homeostasis protein cutC homolog, with product MSDGLLMEVCVDSVESAINAERGGAGRIELCCNLLEGGTTPSTGLLQVVKENVRIPVYVMIRPRGGDFLYSDWEVEVMKRDIEQMKSHRADGLVFGALTEDGRVDTELCMELLAASRPLPVTFHRAFDMVHDPVVALEALVSLGFERILTSGCDSSALEGLPVIKRLVEQAKGRIAIMPGGGITERNLQRILEGSGSQEFHCSARSSKDSSMKFRNCNVSMGGALSVPEYAVKVADVTKVRTLNAIARNTL from the exons ATGTCAGACGGTCTCCTGATGGAGGTATGTGTGGACTCAGTTGAGTCAGCCATAAACGCAGAAAGGGGAG GAGCTGGTCGTATTGAGCTGTGCTGTAACCTGCTGGAGGGAGGAACGACGCCCAGCACAG gtCTGTTGCAGGTGGTCAAAGAGAACGTGCGGATCCCGGTGTATGTCATGATTCGACCCCGTGGAGGAGACTTCCTGTACTCGGACTGGGAGGTGGAGGTGATGAAGAGGGATATCGAGCAGATGAAGAGTCACAGAGCGGACGGACTGGTGTTCGGAGCGCTGACAGAAGACGGGCGTGTGGACACTGAGCTCTGCATGGAACTTCTGG CGGCTTCTCGACCTTTACCGGTTACGTTTCACAGAG CCTTTGATATGGTCCACGATCCAGTGGTTGCGTTAGAAGCTCTGGTCTCGCTGGGCTTTGAGAGGATCCTGACCAGTGGTTGTGACAGCTCTGCACTGGAAGGTTTACCTGTGATTAAACGACTGGTGGAACAG GCAAAAGGCAGAATAGCAATAATGCCAG GCGGTGGAATCACCGAAAGAAACCTTCAGAGGATTCTAGAAGGCTCCGGCTCTCAGGAGTTCCACTGCTCTGCTCGCTCCAGCAAGGACTCCAGCATGAAGTTCAG GAATTGTAATGTCAGTATGGGAGGCGCTCTGTCTGTGCCAGAATATGCAGTGAAAGTGGCTGATGTGACTAAAGTACGAACACTGAACGCCATCGCGAGGAACACACTCTAG